In a genomic window of Thermoprotei archaeon:
- a CDS encoding transposase, which translates to MEAVKSYRIPVDVPKDLIEEYFKVKRKALDAIFSHVKISEKAHLELDKKDRKRLRDELLREWKYSKHYVDSAMNSVIGLVKGWITLYNRGRANEPPKITKRTVYIKSTLFSFRNGILKISVEPSKRYLEVDLRKCSWIPRDFDKVGGLLMTESELIITVKKRVELKADEWASFDVNLTNVTAFIGGEIKRYDLRELYHIHRTYETKRQRIQKLSKIKPLTSKRLLEKYSKREGSRAKDFMHKLTTQVAGELKEKDCGAILENLKGIKRRILNKSKDMNRKLSKWSARAFQLMLEYKLKWLNLPVKYVNPANSSKTCPVCPGSMASYLGRIMKCEECGLTMDRDIIAVLNLQMRGIGFSPRALNKLIEREGLSRNKSNNSPCIPT; encoded by the coding sequence ATGGAGGCAGTTAAAAGCTACAGGATCCCAGTAGATGTTCCAAAAGATTTAATCGAAGAATACTTCAAAGTTAAGCGGAAGGCTTTAGACGCAATATTCTCGCACGTTAAAATTTCCGAGAAGGCTCACCTCGAACTCGATAAGAAGGATAGGAAAAGACTTAGGGATGAATTGCTACGGGAGTGGAAATACTCAAAGCATTACGTTGATTCAGCAATGAACTCCGTTATCGGATTGGTTAAGGGCTGGATAACCCTTTATAATAGGGGGAGGGCGAATGAGCCTCCTAAGATAACTAAGAGGACAGTATATATTAAGAGCACGCTTTTCAGTTTCAGAAACGGCATACTGAAGATAAGCGTAGAGCCTAGTAAGCGGTATCTTGAGGTTGACTTAAGAAAGTGTTCGTGGATTCCGAGAGACTTTGATAAAGTCGGTGGACTACTTATGACTGAAAGTGAGCTGATAATTACGGTTAAGAAGAGGGTTGAGCTCAAGGCTGATGAGTGGGCATCATTTGACGTTAACTTAACGAACGTGACGGCGTTCATAGGTGGCGAGATTAAGCGCTATGACTTAAGAGAGCTCTACCACATCCACAGAACCTATGAAACTAAGCGGCAGAGGATACAAAAGTTATCTAAGATTAAGCCTCTAACCTCAAAGAGACTATTAGAGAAATACTCTAAGCGTGAGGGGAGTAGAGCCAAGGACTTCATGCACAAGTTAACCACGCAGGTTGCGGGGGAGCTCAAGGAGAAGGACTGCGGAGCAATACTTGAAAACCTGAAAGGTATAAAGAGGCGAATCCTCAACAAGTCTAAAGACATGAACAGAAAGCTCTCAAAGTGGAGCGCAAGAGCATTCCAACTCATGCTTGAATACAAGCTTAAATGGCTTAACTTACCAGTAAAATACGTTAACCCAGCCAACTCATCTAAAACCTGCCCAGTCTGCCCAGGAAGCATGGCTTCCTATCTGGGCAGGATAATGAAGTGCGAAGAATGCGGGTTAACAATGGATAGAGATATCATAGCGGTGTTGAACCTTCAGATGCGGGGAATTGGGTTCTCCCCGAGAGCCCTCAACAAATTAATCGAGAGGGAAGGGTTAAGTAGGAATAAAAGCAACAATTCACCATGCATTCCTACTTAA
- a CDS encoding threonyl-tRNA synthetase editing domain-containing protein yields MPDLRILALHCDYVYYEPVAKEIKTAEDVEKKPTKIDEVLLLLTCVESNDTDEILSNAMNEINRIIKEIGAKRVLVYPYAHLSNNLKRPSEALTILKKLHHELSKNIESHQAPFGWNKIFEIRVKGHPLAERLITI; encoded by the coding sequence GTGCCTGACTTGAGAATTCTAGCACTACACTGTGATTACGTATATTATGAACCTGTTGCAAAAGAAATAAAAACCGCTGAAGATGTAGAAAAGAAACCCACCAAAATAGATGAAGTATTACTCCTTCTAACATGCGTGGAAAGCAACGACACCGATGAAATCTTATCCAACGCTATGAATGAGATAAACAGAATTATAAAAGAAATTGGTGCAAAACGAGTACTCGTTTATCCTTATGCACACCTCAGCAACAACCTAAAAAGACCATCAGAAGCACTAACAATCCTTAAAAAACTACACCACGAATTATCAAAAAATATAGAATCTCACCAAGCACCCTTCGGATGGAACAAAATATTTGAAATCAGAGTAAAAGGACATCCGCTAGCAGAAAGACTCATAACAATATAA
- a CDS encoding D-2-hydroxyacid dehydrogenase: MKILVCHKLNHILTEKLKTTLRGHELVFANDYDEAMKYAPDADVIIGMAVPGKIIKAAQKVKLIQAVSAGVDRIDLDVVKESNIPLCNVRGAYSIPVAEHAIALIMTWELKLLKQFEHVKSGKWTIVFHGEITGKVLGIIGYGSIGHEIAKRGKSLGMKILTIKRELQKQKDDFVDFLGSMKDLDLVLKESDYVVIALPLTKETYHLISEKELKTMKPNAVLVNISRGAIIDEKALIKALKEKWIAGALLDVLEKEPPEPTNPLLSMDNVIITPHTSGITEKAFERVANIVSENITRLENGEKLLNQVDLIKEY, encoded by the coding sequence ATGAAAATACTTGTATGTCATAAATTAAATCATATACTGACAGAAAAGTTAAAAACAACCCTAAGAGGCCATGAACTAGTTTTTGCAAACGATTATGATGAAGCTATGAAATACGCTCCTGATGCAGATGTAATAATAGGAATGGCAGTGCCAGGTAAAATTATCAAAGCTGCACAAAAAGTAAAACTAATACAGGCCGTCAGTGCAGGTGTTGATAGAATAGATCTAGATGTAGTTAAAGAATCAAATATACCGTTATGCAATGTAAGAGGAGCCTACAGTATACCTGTCGCTGAGCATGCTATCGCTCTTATAATGACTTGGGAGTTGAAACTTCTTAAACAATTCGAACACGTAAAATCTGGAAAATGGACGATAGTTTTTCATGGAGAAATAACAGGTAAAGTTCTCGGTATAATAGGTTATGGTTCTATCGGTCATGAAATAGCAAAAAGAGGAAAAAGTTTAGGCATGAAAATTCTAACCATAAAACGTGAACTACAAAAACAAAAAGATGATTTTGTAGACTTTTTAGGATCCATGAAAGATCTAGATCTTGTGCTTAAGGAGTCAGATTACGTAGTAATCGCACTTCCGCTCACAAAAGAAACATATCACCTAATAAGCGAAAAAGAACTGAAAACAATGAAACCTAACGCGGTATTAGTAAACATTTCACGGGGTGCAATAATTGATGAAAAAGCTTTAATAAAAGCGCTAAAAGAAAAATGGATAGCAGGAGCACTTCTAGATGTTCTAGAAAAAGAACCACCAGAACCAACAAACCCACTACTCTCAATGGATAATGTTATAATAACACCACACACATCAGGCATCACCGAAAAAGCATTCGAACGTGTTGCAAACATAGTCTCAGAAAATATAACAAGATTAGAAAACGGAGAAAAACTACTTAACCAAGTCGACCTCATTAAGGAATACTAA
- a CDS encoding thiamine-phosphate synthase family protein produces the protein MRPPCEYVGRTYLPQLRARIVRNLVEKYNWSIGEAAKKLEISVTAASKYKRIIKEETSISIELLERLSTTLADGIANNKISPETFVEQVCSHCMIMRVEGDICRIHRNALPGLIGCSACHRAFINLGGGSTERMEVLNELNRALSTLSVYSRFDRLIPEVRTNIVMCIKEPKDINDVAAFPGRITVMKGRATAISRPEFGASRHMSIILLAARKINPEIRAATCIKYDKTIEQAMKQVGLQFVTMNRSKYDSIELFLQTLENIEDGIIDPGGAGIESVVYIFDKNAINLIEKIKKIAKKVEEIEMQQAG, from the coding sequence ATGCGTCCTCCGTGTGAGTATGTAGGCAGAACATACTTACCTCAATTAAGAGCACGTATAGTGCGCAATCTAGTTGAAAAATATAACTGGAGTATCGGCGAAGCTGCTAAAAAACTTGAAATATCAGTGACGGCAGCATCTAAATATAAAAGAATAATTAAGGAAGAAACTAGCATTTCAATCGAACTTCTCGAACGTTTATCAACCACACTTGCTGATGGAATAGCGAACAATAAAATAAGCCCAGAAACCTTCGTTGAACAAGTTTGCTCACACTGCATGATCATGAGAGTTGAAGGTGACATCTGCAGAATACACAGAAATGCACTACCAGGTCTCATAGGATGTAGTGCATGCCATAGAGCATTCATAAACCTAGGAGGAGGATCCACAGAAAGAATGGAAGTATTGAATGAACTCAATAGAGCCCTATCCACACTATCTGTGTACTCCCGATTCGACCGTTTAATACCGGAAGTACGAACAAACATAGTCATGTGCATTAAAGAGCCTAAGGATATTAACGATGTGGCAGCGTTTCCAGGAAGAATAACAGTTATGAAAGGAAGAGCAACAGCAATCTCAAGACCCGAGTTCGGCGCATCACGACACATGAGTATAATTTTATTAGCAGCAAGAAAAATAAACCCAGAAATTAGAGCTGCAACATGCATAAAATATGACAAAACAATCGAACAAGCTATGAAACAAGTAGGTTTACAATTCGTAACAATGAACAGGTCAAAATATGACAGTATAGAACTCTTCTTACAAACACTTGAAAACATTGAAGACGGTATCATAGATCCTGGTGGAGCTGGAATAGAATCAGTAGTATATATTTTTGACAAAAATGCTATCAACTTAATCGAAAAAATAAAGAAAATAGCAAAAAAAGTAGAGGAAATAGAAATGCAACAAGCAGGATGA
- a CDS encoding bifunctional hydroxymethylpyrimidine kinase/phosphomethylpyrimidine kinase — MNSHKVPVALTIAGSDSGGGAGIQADLKTFAALGVHGTSAITAITAQNTYSVIGVQEISTEIIEKQIDAVAQDMGIDAAKTGMLSSTPIILAVSKSVRRYAFPLVVDPVMVAKSGAQLLKDDAIETLIKELIPLATVVTPNTPEVEKLIGIKVKDIDDAKKAAKMIVNNYGAKASVVKGGHLDWDESVDVLYYDGIFKELRAPKINTKNTHGTGCSFSAAIAAELAKGNDIITSVEIAKRFITNAIFHGLSIGKGHGPVNPISWLYVPAEKYRIIEQLKNAIMMLENDEKVANLIPEVQTNLVMALPYPYAKSISDVAGIPGRIVRIGNRVKASAPPEFGASSHVARAVLKAMEYDNNIRAAANIKFSEEILETIKKLGFTISFYDRREEPPEIKIKEGATIPWGVEQAIKRVGRVPDAIYDPGDLGKEPAIKIFGKDVIDVVNKMIAIAHYVR; from the coding sequence ATTAACTCTCATAAAGTACCGGTTGCGTTAACCATTGCCGGTAGTGATTCTGGTGGAGGAGCAGGTATTCAAGCTGATTTAAAAACGTTTGCGGCCTTGGGAGTTCATGGAACCTCCGCTATTACAGCTATTACAGCGCAAAATACTTATTCCGTGATTGGCGTTCAAGAAATAAGTACAGAGATTATCGAAAAACAAATTGATGCTGTAGCGCAGGATATGGGTATTGATGCTGCGAAAACTGGAATGTTAAGCAGCACACCGATAATATTGGCTGTCTCTAAATCTGTTAGACGATATGCGTTTCCTTTGGTAGTTGATCCAGTAATGGTTGCCAAGAGTGGTGCTCAATTACTCAAGGATGATGCTATTGAGACACTCATTAAGGAATTAATACCATTGGCTACAGTGGTAACTCCTAATACACCAGAGGTTGAAAAACTAATTGGAATAAAGGTAAAAGATATAGATGATGCGAAAAAAGCTGCGAAAATGATTGTAAATAATTATGGGGCTAAAGCTTCAGTAGTAAAAGGTGGGCATTTGGACTGGGATGAAAGTGTTGATGTACTTTATTATGATGGAATATTTAAAGAGCTGAGAGCACCAAAAATCAATACGAAAAATACGCACGGGACTGGCTGTAGTTTTTCAGCTGCAATAGCTGCAGAGTTGGCTAAAGGAAACGATATAATAACTTCGGTTGAAATTGCAAAGCGTTTCATTACTAATGCAATATTTCATGGCCTATCAATTGGTAAAGGGCATGGCCCTGTAAATCCGATATCATGGTTATACGTTCCAGCTGAAAAATATAGAATAATTGAACAATTGAAAAATGCCATCATGATGCTTGAGAATGATGAAAAAGTAGCAAATCTAATACCGGAAGTACAAACAAACTTAGTTATGGCTCTTCCGTATCCTTATGCTAAAAGTATAAGTGACGTTGCTGGCATACCAGGAAGGATAGTAAGGATAGGTAATCGTGTTAAAGCATCGGCACCACCTGAGTTTGGTGCATCATCACATGTTGCACGCGCTGTCCTTAAAGCTATGGAATACGATAATAATATTAGAGCAGCGGCAAATATTAAATTTTCCGAGGAAATACTAGAAACTATAAAAAAGCTTGGTTTCACGATATCATTTTATGATCGAAGGGAAGAGCCGCCTGAAATAAAAATTAAAGAGGGCGCCACAATACCATGGGGAGTTGAACAAGCAATCAAAAGAGTTGGGAGAGTTCCAGATGCAATCTATGATCCTGGTGATTTGGGAAAAGAGCCTGCAATAAAAATATTCGGAAAAGATGTAATAGATGTTGTAAATAAGATGATCGCTATTGCTCATTATGTAAGGTGA